The following are from one region of the Synechococcus sp. CBW1108 genome:
- a CDS encoding TIGR02710 family CRISPR-associated CARF protein — protein MSKMLLVTVGGSPEPVLHTVRNHNPDEVIFIPSVKPTLRPSLDQVIGEGIPCRHELPNGVVEIRKNLVVQLGLQERFDPDRHLIGIPDPDNLGDCYRRIRSACRNLQESGGRHHLIGDYTGGTKTMSTALVMACVELDAELSLVTGPRDNLSKVTNQSEGTRAIDIGPLRAVRVLQERLPELLAVHAYDQAALSIGILRTSLGESLPPWAADAADQLLESLNIMDTWERFRWNDALVRAKRTTLATCFPELIEWWERVWVSRSWLKTSSIDIGVATGYELVQDLLLNADRKGSRGLYDDAVARIYRALELLGQSYVQFELGITENSTWNRGQCFLKTGEQVPTGSLKELYDWLERNDTKNILAPQYLRQRDRLSQLRHARNQSLMAHGLIPVRRAQWLSFQDGVEQLVDAVLHSPGFSQGPPPQQLPGTALLQLPESQVLLGMAG, from the coding sequence ATGAGCAAGATGCTGCTGGTAACTGTGGGAGGGAGTCCTGAACCGGTTCTTCACACGGTTCGCAATCACAACCCCGACGAGGTAATCTTCATCCCCAGCGTGAAGCCCACCCTGAGGCCGAGCCTGGATCAGGTGATAGGAGAAGGCATACCCTGCAGGCATGAACTCCCCAATGGTGTGGTGGAGATCCGGAAGAATCTGGTTGTGCAGCTGGGTTTGCAGGAGCGTTTTGATCCGGACCGACATCTGATCGGTATCCCTGATCCGGACAACCTGGGTGATTGCTATAGGCGAATCCGCAGCGCCTGCCGGAACCTTCAGGAATCTGGCGGCCGGCATCACCTGATAGGCGACTACACCGGAGGCACCAAAACAATGAGCACGGCACTGGTGATGGCCTGCGTGGAGCTTGATGCGGAGCTAAGCCTAGTGACGGGACCACGGGACAATCTTTCCAAGGTCACCAATCAAAGTGAAGGCACGCGAGCGATCGACATCGGCCCCCTTCGCGCAGTCCGAGTGCTTCAGGAGCGATTGCCTGAACTGCTGGCCGTCCATGCCTACGATCAGGCAGCACTCTCGATAGGTATTCTGCGCACGAGTCTCGGTGAATCCTTGCCTCCATGGGCGGCGGATGCTGCAGATCAGTTGCTGGAGAGCCTGAACATCATGGATACCTGGGAGCGATTTCGTTGGAACGATGCTCTTGTGCGTGCCAAGCGAACCACACTGGCCACCTGCTTTCCTGAGCTGATCGAGTGGTGGGAGCGGGTGTGGGTATCCCGCTCGTGGCTCAAGACATCATCCATTGATATTGGGGTCGCAACGGGCTATGAGCTGGTACAGGATCTTCTTCTCAATGCAGACAGAAAAGGAAGCCGAGGTTTGTATGACGATGCAGTGGCCAGAATCTATCGAGCTCTTGAGCTTCTTGGGCAAAGTTACGTGCAATTTGAATTGGGAATAACGGAAAATAGTACCTGGAATCGAGGACAATGTTTCCTAAAGACGGGTGAGCAGGTGCCAACTGGGAGCCTGAAGGAGCTGTACGACTGGTTAGAGCGGAACGACACCAAAAATATACTTGCTCCGCAGTATCTGCGCCAGCGAGATCGGCTCTCCCAGCTGCGGCACGCGCGCAATCAGTCCTTGATGGCACATGGCCTCATTCCTGTGAGGAGGGCTCAATGGCTCTCGTTTCAAGATGGGGTGGAACAACTGGTTGATGCAGTGCTCCACTCACCTGGCTTCTCCCAGGGACCACCTCCCCAGCAGCTTCCCGGCACCGCCCTCCTGCAGCTCCCTGAGTCCCAAGTGCTGCTGGGCATGGCGGGATGA